The following proteins are encoded in a genomic region of Pan troglodytes isolate AG18354 chromosome 2, NHGRI_mPanTro3-v2.0_pri, whole genome shotgun sequence:
- the SLC2A2 gene encoding solute carrier family 2, facilitated glucose transporter member 2 isoform X2: MHLNRIKAMLVANILSLVGALLMGFSKLGPSHILIIAGRSISGLYCGLISGLVPMYIGEIAPTALRGALGTFHQLAIVTGILISQIIGLEFILGNYDLWHILLGLSGVRAILQSLLLFFCPESPRYLYIKLDEEVKAKQSLKRLRGYDDVTKDINEMRKEREEASSEQKVSIIQLFTNSSYRQPILVALMLHVAQQFSGINGIFYYSTSIFQTAGISKPVYATIGVGAVNMVFTAVSVFLVEKAGRRSLFLIGMSGMFVCAIFMSVGLVLLNKFSWMSYVSMIAIFLFVSFFEIGPGPIPWFMVAEFFSQGPRPAALAIAAFSNWTCNFIVALCFQYIADFCGPYVFFLFAGVLLAFTLFTFFKVPETKGKSFEEIAAEFQKKSGSAHRPKAAVEMKFLGATETV, from the exons ATGCACCTCAACAG aatcaAAGCCATGTTAGTAGCAAACATTCTGTCATTAGTTGGAGCTCTCTTGATGGGGTTTTCAAAATTGGGACCATCTCATATACTTATAATTGCTGGAAGAAGCATATCAGGACTATATTGTG GGCTAATTTCAGGCCTGGTTCCTATGTATATCGGTGAAATTGCTCCAACCGCTCTCAGGGGAGCACTTGGCACTTTTCATCAGCTGGCCATCGTCACGGGCATTCTTATTAGTCAG ATTATTGGTCTTGAATTTATCTTGGGCAATTATGATCTGTGGCACATCCTGCTTGGCCTGTCTGGTGTGCGAGCCATCCTTCAGTCTCTGCTACTCTTTTTCTGTCCAGAAAGCCCCAGATACCTTTACATCAAGTTAGATGAGGAagtcaaagcaaaacaaa GCTTGAAAAGACTCAGAGGATATGATGATGTCACCAAAGATAttaatgaaatgagaaaagaaagagaagaagcatCGAGTGAGCAGAAAGTCTCTATAATTCAGCTCTTCACCAATTCCAGCTACCGACAGCCTATTCTAGTGGCACTGATGCTGCACGTGGCTCAGCAATTTTCTGGAATCAATGGC ATTTTTTACTACTCAACCAGCATTTTTCAGACGGCTGGTATCAGCAAACCTGTTTATGCAACCATTGGAGTTGGTGCTGTAAACATGGTTTTCACTGCTGTCTCT GTATTCCTTGTGGAGAAGGCAGGGCGACGTTCTCTCTTTCTAATTGGAATGAGTGGGATGTTTGTTTGTGCCATCTTCATGTCAGTGGGACTTGTGCTGCTG AATAAGTTCTCTTGGATGAGTTATGTGAGCATGATAGCCATCTTCCTCTTTGTCAGCTTCTTTGAAATTGGGCCAGGCCCGATCCCCTGGTTCATGGTGGCTGAGTTTTTCAGTCAAGGACCACGTCCTGCTGCTTTAGCAATAGCTGCATTCAGCAATTGGACCTGCAATTTCATTGTAGCTCTGTGTTTCCAGTACATTGCG GACTTCTGTGGACCTTATGTGTTTTTCCTCTTTGCTGGAGTGCTCCTGGCCTTTAccctgtttacattttttaaagttccagaaACCAAAGGAAAGTCTTTTGAGGAAATTGCTGCAGAATTCCAAAAGAAGAGTGGCTCAGCCCACAGGCCAAAAGCTGCTGTAGAAATGAAATTCCTAGGAGCTACAGagactgtgtaa
- the SLC2A2 gene encoding solute carrier family 2, facilitated glucose transporter member 2 isoform X1: protein MTEDKVTGTLVFTVITAVLGSFQFGYDIGVINAPQQVIISHYRHVLGVPLDDRKAINNYVINSTDELPTISYSMNPKPTPWAEEETVAAAQLITMLWSLSVSSFAVGGMIASFFGGWLGDTLGRIKAMLVANILSLVGALLMGFSKLGPSHILIIAGRSISGLYCGLISGLVPMYIGEIAPTALRGALGTFHQLAIVTGILISQIIGLEFILGNYDLWHILLGLSGVRAILQSLLLFFCPESPRYLYIKLDEEVKAKQSLKRLRGYDDVTKDINEMRKEREEASSEQKVSIIQLFTNSSYRQPILVALMLHVAQQFSGINGIFYYSTSIFQTAGISKPVYATIGVGAVNMVFTAVSVFLVEKAGRRSLFLIGMSGMFVCAIFMSVGLVLLNKFSWMSYVSMIAIFLFVSFFEIGPGPIPWFMVAEFFSQGPRPAALAIAAFSNWTCNFIVALCFQYIADFCGPYVFFLFAGVLLAFTLFTFFKVPETKGKSFEEIAAEFQKKSGSAHRPKAAVEMKFLGATETV from the exons GTCACTGGGACCCTGGTTTTCACTGTCATCACCGCTGTGCTGGGTTCCTTCCAGTTTGGATATGACATTGGTGTGATCAATGCACCTCAACAG GTAATAATATCCCACTATAGACACGTTTTGGGTGTTCCACTGGATGACCGAAAAGCTATCAACAACTATGTTATCAACAGCACAGATGAACTGCCCACAATCTCATACTCAATGAACCCAAAACCAACCCCTTGGGCTGAGGAAGAGACTGTGGCAGCTGCTCAACTAATCACCATGCTCTGGTCCCTGTCTGTATCCAGCTTTGCAGTTGGTGGAATGATTGCATCATTCTTTGGTGGGTGGCTTGGGGACACACTTGGAAG aatcaAAGCCATGTTAGTAGCAAACATTCTGTCATTAGTTGGAGCTCTCTTGATGGGGTTTTCAAAATTGGGACCATCTCATATACTTATAATTGCTGGAAGAAGCATATCAGGACTATATTGTG GGCTAATTTCAGGCCTGGTTCCTATGTATATCGGTGAAATTGCTCCAACCGCTCTCAGGGGAGCACTTGGCACTTTTCATCAGCTGGCCATCGTCACGGGCATTCTTATTAGTCAG ATTATTGGTCTTGAATTTATCTTGGGCAATTATGATCTGTGGCACATCCTGCTTGGCCTGTCTGGTGTGCGAGCCATCCTTCAGTCTCTGCTACTCTTTTTCTGTCCAGAAAGCCCCAGATACCTTTACATCAAGTTAGATGAGGAagtcaaagcaaaacaaa GCTTGAAAAGACTCAGAGGATATGATGATGTCACCAAAGATAttaatgaaatgagaaaagaaagagaagaagcatCGAGTGAGCAGAAAGTCTCTATAATTCAGCTCTTCACCAATTCCAGCTACCGACAGCCTATTCTAGTGGCACTGATGCTGCACGTGGCTCAGCAATTTTCTGGAATCAATGGC ATTTTTTACTACTCAACCAGCATTTTTCAGACGGCTGGTATCAGCAAACCTGTTTATGCAACCATTGGAGTTGGTGCTGTAAACATGGTTTTCACTGCTGTCTCT GTATTCCTTGTGGAGAAGGCAGGGCGACGTTCTCTCTTTCTAATTGGAATGAGTGGGATGTTTGTTTGTGCCATCTTCATGTCAGTGGGACTTGTGCTGCTG AATAAGTTCTCTTGGATGAGTTATGTGAGCATGATAGCCATCTTCCTCTTTGTCAGCTTCTTTGAAATTGGGCCAGGCCCGATCCCCTGGTTCATGGTGGCTGAGTTTTTCAGTCAAGGACCACGTCCTGCTGCTTTAGCAATAGCTGCATTCAGCAATTGGACCTGCAATTTCATTGTAGCTCTGTGTTTCCAGTACATTGCG GACTTCTGTGGACCTTATGTGTTTTTCCTCTTTGCTGGAGTGCTCCTGGCCTTTAccctgtttacattttttaaagttccagaaACCAAAGGAAAGTCTTTTGAGGAAATTGCTGCAGAATTCCAAAAGAAGAGTGGCTCAGCCCACAGGCCAAAAGCTGCTGTAGAAATGAAATTCCTAGGAGCTACAGagactgtgtaa